One Roseomonas gilardii subsp. gilardii genomic region harbors:
- a CDS encoding putative hemolysin, with product MRYRDEAALAGLAMGLLAACGTADDVPGQARATAGARTGPATGMPNPASVHCRDQGGSLELRQQAGGGVIGMCRFPDGRVCEEWAFFRSGACLPPS from the coding sequence ATGCGATACCGGGATGAGGCGGCCCTGGCCGGGCTGGCGATGGGCCTGCTCGCCGCCTGCGGAACGGCGGATGATGTGCCGGGACAGGCGCGGGCCACCGCCGGTGCCAGGACCGGCCCCGCCACCGGCATGCCCAACCCCGCCTCGGTCCATTGCCGCGACCAGGGCGGCAGCCTGGAACTCCGGCAACAGGCCGGCGGTGGCGTCATCGGGATGTGCCGTTTCCCGGATGGCCGGGTCTGCGAGGAGTGGGCCTTTTTCCGCAGCGGGGCCTGTCTGCCTCCAAGCTGA
- a CDS encoding GNAT family N-acetyltransferase, with product MSAAAPRFRDATAADLPAIVRLMADDGFGAAREAASPDGALPASYGQAFAAIAALPGWSVIVAEDAQGRLVGCLQFMLLPHLSHQGGMRAQVESVRIASTHRGQGLGTALMNHAIDRARQAGCVMVQLTTHASREQARRFYEQIGFFATHCGMKITLEAISPTS from the coding sequence ATGAGCGCCGCCGCGCCGCGCTTCCGCGACGCCACCGCCGCGGACCTTCCCGCCATCGTGCGGCTGATGGCCGATGACGGCTTCGGCGCCGCACGCGAGGCCGCCTCGCCGGATGGTGCCCTGCCGGCTTCCTATGGGCAGGCCTTTGCCGCCATCGCCGCCCTGCCCGGCTGGTCGGTGATCGTGGCGGAGGATGCGCAGGGCCGGCTGGTCGGCTGCCTGCAGTTCATGCTGCTGCCGCATCTGTCGCACCAGGGCGGGATGCGGGCGCAGGTGGAAAGCGTCCGCATCGCCTCCACCCATCGTGGGCAGGGCCTGGGCACGGCGCTCATGAACCATGCCATCGACAGGGCGCGGCAAGCGGGCTGCGTCATGGTGCAGCTCACCACCCATGCCAGCCGCGAGCAGGCCCGCCGATTCTATGAGCAGATCGGATTTTTTGCCACGCATTGCGGCATGAAGATCACTCTGGAGGCCATCTCGCCCACATCCTGA
- a CDS encoding N-carbamoyl-D-amino-acid hydrolase → MTQRLITVAGAQLGPIQKAEGRDVAVGRMVRLMERAHQRGAQVVVFPELALTTFFPRWYEEDIANADHWYETALPSNETAPLFQAARKYGIAFHLGYAEKTPDGRRFNTAVFVHPSGEIVLKYRKIHLPGHKDYDPVRQVQHLEKRYFEVGDLGFPVVRAPVGGQEVNLGMLICNDRRWPEAWRVLGLQQVELVMLGYNTPSINQDRRGFEAHHLRVLHSHLSIQSGCYQNACFGVGVAKGGVEDGHELFGHSIICNPQGEIMAQATSWDDELIVADCDLDMCQLGRTTIFNFAAHRRPEAYGRIVEQVGSVAPPSWTPSR, encoded by the coding sequence ATGACCCAGCGACTCATCACCGTGGCCGGCGCCCAGCTTGGCCCCATCCAGAAGGCGGAGGGCCGCGACGTCGCGGTCGGCCGCATGGTCCGGCTCATGGAGCGCGCCCATCAGCGCGGCGCCCAGGTGGTCGTCTTCCCCGAGCTGGCGCTGACCACCTTCTTCCCGCGCTGGTACGAGGAGGACATCGCCAACGCCGACCACTGGTACGAGACGGCGCTGCCCTCCAACGAGACCGCGCCGCTCTTCCAGGCCGCCCGCAAATACGGCATCGCCTTCCACCTGGGCTATGCCGAGAAGACGCCCGACGGGCGCCGCTTCAACACCGCCGTCTTCGTCCATCCCTCGGGCGAGATTGTCCTGAAGTACCGCAAGATCCATCTGCCCGGGCATAAGGACTACGACCCGGTCCGGCAGGTGCAGCATCTGGAGAAGCGCTATTTCGAGGTCGGCGATCTCGGCTTCCCCGTGGTCCGCGCCCCGGTCGGCGGCCAGGAAGTGAATCTTGGCATGCTGATCTGCAACGACCGCCGCTGGCCCGAGGCCTGGCGCGTGCTCGGGTTGCAGCAGGTCGAGCTGGTCATGCTCGGATACAACACCCCCAGCATCAACCAGGACCGGCGCGGCTTCGAGGCGCACCACCTGCGCGTGCTGCACAGCCATCTGTCGATCCAGTCCGGCTGCTACCAGAATGCCTGCTTCGGCGTCGGCGTGGCCAAGGGCGGCGTGGAGGATGGGCACGAGTTGTTCGGCCATTCCATCATCTGCAACCCGCAGGGCGAAATCATGGCCCAGGCGACTTCCTGGGACGACGAGCTGATCGTGGCGGATTGCGACCTGGACATGTGCCAGCTCGGCCGCACCACCATCTTCAACTTCGCCGCCCATCGCCGCCCGGAGGCCTATGGCCGCATCGTGGAGCAGGTGGGCTCGGTCGCGCCGCCTTCCTGGACGCCTTCGCGCTGA
- a CDS encoding M20 family metallopeptidase: protein MAADATETRILDWLQQHESEMVALLEAMVNTDGGSYDKAGVDAVGAIVSRFLAEHGIPVETVPGERFGDCLRATVEAGEGAGAASGNRQRNIVLMGHRDTVFPKGEPQRRPFRIEDGRAYGPGVADMKAGLVMNMFVLAAFKAVGGAPGPLVGLFTGDEEIGSPEGRPVIEAEARNARVVFNSEPGRPTGNVVTGRKGGVFMVMDIEGRAAHSGGNFERGISAIGELAQKIVAIHALTDLKQGITLNVGLVSGGQSVNTVAPHAQGQIDLRYVDPADREEIMGKIHEIIATSYVPGTRASLTIKGEFLPLVQDAAAKRLFDAYRGAAAETGLKVEGEFAGGCADSGFTAAVGAPTLCSVGPVGGLAHSPEEYLEIGSIVPRAQALARAILGLEKAGL from the coding sequence ATGGCCGCAGACGCTACCGAGACCCGGATTCTGGATTGGCTGCAGCAGCACGAGTCCGAGATGGTCGCGCTGCTGGAGGCCATGGTGAACACGGATGGCGGCTCCTACGACAAGGCGGGCGTGGATGCGGTGGGCGCCATCGTCAGCCGCTTCCTGGCGGAGCACGGCATCCCTGTGGAAACCGTGCCGGGCGAGCGTTTCGGCGACTGCCTGCGCGCCACGGTCGAGGCGGGCGAGGGCGCGGGCGCGGCCAGCGGCAACCGGCAGCGCAACATCGTGCTGATGGGGCACCGCGACACGGTCTTCCCGAAGGGCGAGCCGCAGCGCCGGCCCTTCCGCATCGAGGATGGGCGTGCCTATGGCCCCGGCGTGGCCGACATGAAGGCCGGGCTGGTGATGAACATGTTCGTGCTGGCGGCCTTCAAGGCGGTCGGCGGCGCGCCGGGCCCGCTGGTCGGGCTGTTCACGGGCGACGAGGAGATCGGCTCGCCGGAAGGGCGCCCGGTGATCGAGGCGGAGGCACGCAACGCCCGCGTCGTCTTCAACAGCGAGCCGGGGCGGCCCACCGGCAATGTGGTGACGGGCCGCAAGGGCGGCGTCTTCATGGTGATGGATATCGAGGGCCGGGCCGCGCATTCCGGCGGCAATTTCGAGCGCGGCATCAGCGCCATCGGCGAACTGGCGCAGAAGATCGTGGCGATCCACGCGCTGACCGACCTGAAGCAGGGCATCACGCTGAATGTCGGGCTGGTGAGCGGCGGGCAGAGCGTGAACACCGTGGCGCCGCATGCCCAGGGGCAGATCGACCTGCGCTATGTCGATCCGGCGGACCGCGAGGAGATCATGGGGAAGATCCACGAGATCATCGCGACCTCCTACGTGCCCGGCACCAGGGCGAGCCTGACCATCAAGGGCGAGTTCCTGCCGCTGGTGCAGGACGCGGCGGCGAAGCGGCTCTTCGACGCCTATCGCGGCGCGGCGGCCGAGACCGGGCTCAAGGTGGAAGGGGAATTCGCCGGCGGCTGCGCCGACAGCGGCTTCACCGCCGCCGTGGGCGCGCCGACCCTCTGCTCGGTCGGGCCGGTGGGCGGGCTGGCGCACAGCCCGGAGGAGTACCTGGAGATCGGCAGCATCGTGCCCCGCGCCCAGGCGCTGGCGCGGGCCATCCTGGGGCTGGAGAAGGCCGGGCTCTGA